The Ochotona princeps isolate mOchPri1 chromosome 1, mOchPri1.hap1, whole genome shotgun sequence genome has a segment encoding these proteins:
- the ADGRF4 gene encoding adhesion G protein-coupled receptor F4, which yields MKMKAQVAFLYCLVLFLATGCSHNNSKIHIKNGDKLQSTERKHKPARIQEKCHGSCITPSNCSQPCTKHFRGEIGFTCHQKKWQKSTETCTSLSLETLFQDLDAVSRLSMAASVIPLDIREFQAPAPIESVDQGIRKNCPLDYACIIDVVKSSETTSGNIAFIVELLKNISTNLSDNVTQEKMKSYSEVANHILGTDAISNWAFIPDLKASSDLLWSVNTFAGQLRLHNESESLVDEPFIQTKGFRISHNTSEKNWNFSMSVNNVTEDIFGMVEIPQQELRKLSPTASQAISVAFPTLGAVLKEAHLQNVSLSRPVNGLVLSVVLPERLKEILLTFEKINKSRSARAQCVGWHTNRRQWDEKVCETTLDITNKVKCRCNYTNAMMSFSILMSPKSVTDKVLDYITCIGLSISILSLVLCLIIEVIVWSRVVVTEISYMRHVCIVNIAVSLLTANVWFIVGSTFNRKNQDYNLCVAVTFFCHFFYLSLFFWMLFKALLIIYGMLVIFRRMMKSRMMAIGFTIGYVCPLVIAVTTVAITEPEKGYVRQDACWLNWDNTKALFAFAIPALVIVAVNLIVVLMVAFNTQRPSIGSSKSQDVAIIIRISKNVAILTPLLGLTWGFGIATLIEGTSVIFHIIFALLNAFQGFFILLFGTIMDHKIRDALKMRMLSLKGKSRVAENASLSPTNGSKLMNR from the exons ATGAAAATGAAGGCCCAGGTGGCTTTCCTTTACTGTTTAGTATTATTTCTGGCCACAGGATGTTCCCACAATAATTCCAAGATTCacataaaa AATGGAGATAAATTGCAAAGCACTGAAAGGAAACACAAGCCTGCAAGGATACAAG AGAAGTGTCATGGATCTTGCATTACTCCTTCCAACTGCAGCCAGCCCTGTACTAAACACTTTCGTGGAGAAATAGGATTTACATGTCATCAAAAAAAGTGGCAAAAGTCAACAGAAACATGCACGAGTCTTTCCTTGGAAACACTCTTTCAG GACTTGGATGCTGTATCGCGCCTTTCCATGGCAGCATCCGTGATACCTCTGGACATTCGTGAGTTTCAAGCTCCAGCTCCTATTGAGAGTGTGGATCAGGGAATCCGTAAGAACTGCCCTCTTGATTATGCCTGCATAATCGATGTTGTGAAATCATCAGAAACCACATCTGGAAATATCGCATTTATAGTGgaattgttaaaaaatatttctacaaactTGTCTGACAATGTTACTCAAGAGAAAATGAAG agttacagtgaggtaGCTAACCACATCTTGGGCACAGACGCTATTTCCAACTGGGCCTTCATTCCTGACCTGAAGGCCAGCTCAGACCTGCTGTGGTCAGTGAACACATTTGCTGGACAGCTCCGCCTTCACAATGAGTCTGAGAGTCTTGTGGATGAACCCTTCATTCAGACAAAAGGCTTTCGCATCAGCCACAATACCTCAGAGAAAAATTGGAACTTCTCCATGAGTGTGAACAATGTAACAGAAGATATCTTTGGAATGGTAGAAATTCCCCAGCAAGAGCTAAGGAAGCTGTCACCAACTGCATCTCAAGCCATTAGCGTCGCTTTCCCAACCTTAGGGGCTGTTCTGAAAGAAGCTCACTTGCAAAATGTGAGTCTTTCCAGACCCGTAAATGGTCTGGTCCTTTCAGTGGTTCTACCAGAAAGATTGAAAGAAATCCTCCTCACCTTTGAAAAGATCAATAAATCCCGGAGTGCCAGGGCTCAGTGTGTTGGTTGGCATACCAACAGAAGGCAGTGGGATGAGAAAGTGTGTGAAACCACTTTGGATATCACCAACAAAGTGAAGTGCCGCTGTAACTACACCAATGCAATGATGTCTTTTTCCATTCTGATGTCTCCCAAATCTGTGACTGACAAAGTCTTGGACTACATCACCTGCATTGGACTCAGCATCTCAATCCTCAGTTTGGTTCTTTGCTTGATAATTGAAGTTATTGTTTGGTCCCGGGTGGTTGTGACTGAGATATCATACATGCGTCATGTATGCATTGTGAACATAGCAGTGTCactgctcactgctaatgtgtgGTTCATTGTAGGCTCTACCTTTAACAGAAAGAATCAGGACTACAACTTGTGTGTTGCAGTGAcatttttctgtcactttttctacctctctctttttttctggatgCTCTTCAAAGCACTGCTCATCATTTATGGAATGCTGGTCATCTTCCGGAGGATGATGAAGTCTCGCATGATGGCCATTGGCTTTACAATTGGCTATGTGTGCCCACTGGTCATTGCTGTCACCACAGTTGCAATCACAGAGCCAGAAAAGGGCTATGTACGTCAGGATGCCTGCTGGCTTAATTGGGACAATACCAAAGCCCTTTTTGCATTTGCCATcccagccttggtcattgtggCTGTCAATCTTATTGTGGTTTTGATGGTGGCTTTCAATACTCAGAGACCCTCTATTGGTAGTTCCAAGTCTCAAGATGTAGCCATAATTATAAGGATCAGCAAGAATGTTGCCATTCTCACCCCATTGCTGGGACTGACCTGGGGTTTTGGAATAGCCACTCTCATAGAGGGCACTTCTGTGATATTCCACATAATATTTGCCCTACTCAATGCTTTCCAG GGTTTCTTCATCTTACTTTTTGGAACCATTATGGATCACaag ATAAGAGATGCTTTGAAGATGAGGATGTTGTCACTGAAGGGAAAATCAAGGGTAGCGGAG aaTGCATCATTAAGTCCAACCAATGGATCTAAGTTAATGAATCGTTGA